The Fusarium falciforme chromosome 7, complete sequence genome window below encodes:
- a CDS encoding TRP-N domain-containing protein has protein sequence MKPFMTLLALLLSAVTEVTAERILSSNSLNSCQRQSLFTASLFKVTITPNNSMATVDLSASASVEGYVIFDVSLDVYGYRFFHDKFDPCNGELKLSQMCPMTPGNIDSKFNFDLGSALDRIPGIAYGIPDLDATIRAFINLTDTGESVACVEADFGTGKTVEQISVKWVTAIIIGLGLVSSAVTSLLGYGNAAAHLAANTLSLFSYFQAQAIVGLTGIHMPPIVEAWTQNFQWTMGIIKMSWMQDIFTWYQRATGGAPASIFHFLGSASVQVAKRSLDAVVPRSVMHHAARGIDGLVKRGNIELASGSYIVYGMQRVAFRSKIETTNLFLTSLVFFILTLIFATIIVVLCKFALDLCVKQAWVKRDRFLEFRTEWRTILKGILLRLIYMGFPGITILSVWEFTQADSPALVLLAVFYFLGMLLILVTAAFTIIRLAAFKNPTYSLFADSSVLNKWGFLYIQFRASGYYFIVPLIAYILVKGFFIALGQHNGDLQAIALVVIEAAPMITSTVMLPYMDKSTNSLNIAIYVLNFLNAICLVLLTNVFGMPAMGPSVTGVILVLFNAAFSLILLLITIISSAVVFWQKNPDSRFPFMADDRASFMKSQTQVDTLTELDALAATARLDRVPMRSSEDLTPPRFPADDIPSTSSMRSESPSKPLKQV, from the coding sequence ATGAAACCGTTTATGACATTGCTGGCCCTGCTCCTCTCGGCCGTTACAGAGGTGACAGCCGAGAGGATCCTGTCCTCCAATTCGTTGAACAGCTGTCAGCGCCAATCACTCTTTACCGCGAGTCTCTTCAAAGTCACCATTACACCCAACAACTCTATGGCCACCGTCGACCTttccgcctccgcctccgtaGAAGGATATGTCATCTTTGACGTTTCTCTCGATGTTTACGGTTACCGATTCTTCCACGACAAGTTCGATCCTTGCAACGGCGAACTCAAGCTGTCCCAGATGTGCCCCATGACGCCGGGAAACATCGACTCGAAGTTCAATTTTGATCTTGGCAGCGCCCTGGACCGTATCCCAGGAATCGCCTATGGGATTCCTGACCTGGACGCTACCATTCGCGCCTTTATCAACTTGACTGATACTGGCGAGAGTGTTGCTTGTGTAGAGGCTGACTTCGGTACGGGCAAGACGGTTGAGCAGATCTCGGTCAAGTGGGTTACTGCCATCATCATTGGACTTGGCCTTGTTTCGTCTGCCGTCACCTCTCTCCTCGGCTATGGCAATGCGGCCGCGCATTTGGCTGCCAACACGCTCTCTCTGTTTAGCTACTTCCAGGCGCAGGCCATTGTGGGCTTGACCGGCATCCATATGCCTCCGATCGTGGAGGCTTGGACGCAGAACTTCCAGTGGACCATGGGCATCATCAAAATGAGCTGGATGCAAGATATTTTTACGTGGTATCAGCGAGCCACTGGAGGTGCCCCCGCCAGCATCTTTCACTTCCTTGGATCGGCCTCTGTCCAGGTTGCAAAGCGTTCTCTTGACGCCGTCGTGCCTCGAAGCGTCATGCACCATGCGGCTCGCGGTATCGATGGTCTTGTCAAGAGGGGCAACATTGAACTCGCCAGCGGATCCTACATTGTGTATGGCATGCAGCGCGTTGCTTTCCGCTCCAAGATTGAGACGACCAATCTCTTCCTGACCagcctcgtcttcttcatttTGACTCTTATCTTTGCGACCATCATTGTCGTCCTCTGCAAGTTTGCGCTTGACTTATGTGTCAAGCAGGCCTGGGTCAAGCGCGATCGCTTCCTCGAGTTCCGAACCGAATGGCGAACCATCCTCAAGGGCATCCTTCTCCGTCTCATTTACATGGGCTTCCCTGGAATTACTATCCTTTCTGTCTGGGAGTTTACTCAGGCTGATTCTCCtgcccttgttctcctcGCCGTGTTCTACTTCCTCGGCATGCTTCTCATCCTTGTCACGGCTGCCTTCACCATCATCCGTCTCGCTGCGTTCAAGAACCCAACCTATAGCCTCTTTGCCGACTCCAGTGTCTTGAACAAGTGGGGATTCCTCTACATTCAGTTCCGTGCCTCGGGCTACTACTTCATCGTCCCTCTCATCGCCTACATCTTGGTCAAGGGCTTCTTCATCGCTCTCGGCCAGCACAATGGCGATCTGCAGgccatcgccctcgtcgtcatTGAGGCGGCTCCTATGATCACGAGCACTGTTATGCTGCCCTACATGGACAAGAGCACCAACTCGCTTAACATTGCCATCTACGTCCTCAACTTCCTCAACGCCATCtgtctcgtcctcctcaccaACGTTTTTGGAATGCCGGCTATGGGCCCCTCTGTCACTGGTGTTATTCTGGTCTTGTTCAATGCTGCTTTCTCGTTGATCCTGCTGCTCATAACCATCATCTCGAGTGCCGTCGTCTTCTGGCAGAAGAACCCAGACTCCCGATTCCCCTTCATGGCTGATGACCGAGCATCGTTCATGAAGTCTCAGACTCAGGTTGACACTCTTACCGAGCTGGATGCCCTCGCTGCCACGGCTCGCCTTGATAGGGTGCCCATGCGTTCGTCAGAGGACTTGACACCTCCTCGATTCCCCGCTGATGACATACCTTCGACTTCTTCCATGCGATCGGAGAGCCCGTCGAAGCCTCTCAAGCAGGTTTGA
- a CDS encoding Glycosidase, which translates to MHLGRSAVALAAGLIASATAQTYSDCNPMKKSSCSADEALSSSTYSVDFTKGADDDNWESIGSGDVEYTSKGAEFTINKKGDAPTIQTNWYIFFGRLEVHLKAASGTGIVSSAVLLSDVLDEVDWEWLGGSSEEVQTNYYGKGNSTSDTRSETFAAAGSQSASHNYTIYWTKETCVWYIDGTAVRTLNYADALGGENYPQTPMRIKLGIWAGGDSDNAEGTITWAGGETDYSDAPFTMTVESVKIENFNPAGSYTYGDQTGDYGSIELDETDKSETKSKTSIKTTTSTDTSTGTSTGTSTGTTSSTETAGFQNKQQVDSTASSDVSSATTPTASITTVEGFAAINRPDIWVLLGALAAVYI; encoded by the exons ATGCATTTGGGGCGATCTGCAGTTGCCCTCGCAGCGGGCCTCATCGCCTCGGCCACTGCTCAGACTTACAGCGATTGCAATCCCATGAAGAAGA GCTCGTGTTCCGCGGACGAAGccctctcttcctcaacctACTCTGTCGACTTCACCAAGGGCGCCGACGATGACAACTGGGAATCCATTGGCTCCGGAGACGTCGAATACACCTCGAAAGGTGCCGAGTTTACCATCAACAAAAAGGGCGATGCTCCTACCATCCAGACCAATTGGTACATATTCTTTGGTCGTCTTGAGGTTCACTTGAAGGCGGCTTCTGGCACTGGCATTGTTTCATCTGCTGTTCTCCTCTCGGATGTTCTTGATGAAGT CGACTGGGAATGGCTTGGTGGCAGCTCCGAAGAAGTTCAAACCAACTACTACGGCAAAGGCAACAGCACCTCCGACACCCGCAGTGAAACCTTCGCAGCCGCTGGCTCCCAATCTGCTTCTCACAACTACACCATCTACTGGACGAAAGAAACCTGCGTCTGGTACATCGATGGCACCGCAGTCCGAACTCTCAACTACGCCGATGCCCTCGGCGGCGAAAACTATCCCCAGACGCCCATGCGCATCAAGCTCGGCATCTGGGCTGGCGGTGACTCTGACAATGCTGAGGGAACTATTACTTGGGCTGGTGGAGAGACGGATTATAGTGATGCGCCTTTCACCATGACTGTTGAGAGCGTCAAGATTGAGAACTTTAACCCGGCTGGGAGTTATACTTATGGAGATCAGACGGGAGATTACGGCAGTATTGAACTTGACGAGACGGACAAGTCTGAGACCAAGTCAAAGACTTCGATCAAGACGACGACTTCAACTGACACATCGACTGGCACATCAACTGGCACATCAACTGGAACGACCTCTTCGACTGAAACTGCTGGTTTCCAGAACAAACAGCAGGTCGACTCAACAGCTTCCTCTGATGTCTCTTCAGCCACCACCCCAACAGCAAGCATCACCACGGTAGAAGGATTCGCCGCAATCAACCGACCAGATATTTGGGTTCTTCTAGGAGCGCTGGCAGCTGTATATATCTAG
- a CDS encoding Protein kinase domain-containing protein codes for MFFSRKKIQTYFGKPAVINNLLSCQCHPCKQARETTSKLDERERLRIIESSKDGRILFALMVYLRKLHFVYAWFDSSERERDLDHAISHLHRHGTFNSLMKNDMEKRLFKEACDQALEMLNPVRLSFSVSEPPKKYAHSQRFPFRAVKPIQGGNFGTISKFEIFEEYCDPPVEARMKEYGRSVIGHGNERTLLFAMKSVKIPDRDHLVLAEQEVLRMVSNIESSAAENIITLLTCYTWHNEMHFVFPYIETDLFKLLRQEPINDVSPWLNDQALPENELWKEMVGVASALSVIHTGLINPFEGVHGRVFACHFDLKPANILVTADGKLKIGDFGHSNIQIVAPQGKPKVMYRGGDPKYAAPESRLPLEQTETWFQPHGDETAPALKYDVWSLACIMTEVLIYLLNRQTPGEVPTENPLVRFDRSLDQRTQSEFNGRFFDQRGVKECVTTTIEAFRDRFSPESPASRYMSTIIDLLSGMFQYHNHERISSQDVVDKLYEAETTYQDSRDTDNLAFEIRQHSAPADDDFKEIGWVPALPGNRSEEPVSFDKMNGITVEVVCQHKQKRYCRDEPCRIRLFRKRLRGESMPTFIMYWAVKEKGAPEVKKKTISFPEWAFKPTYLFQEQSGDEQQFECILFPVKEKIRDRAFIFLFQSITDVRAFQGALLQKRVSSFEFSGAKVEVKACRSKVSEPFNSASVQFWTGENPILLPDNRDRRASGSIHSLPRTPEPSRETMVILSPGKALLQLDLSDRSRKFDVDENENVIILPRDRRHFVAVKSEPCHPWQPGQQNATWRMFTTPAIRMDEENKVKIEKISVIMRPEEAQDQLNKLWSATSSTPGNWDDLEE; via the exons ATGTTCTTCTCCAGAAAGAAGATTCAAACGTACTTTGGAAAGCCTGCCGTCATCAACAACCTTCTGAGCTGCCAATGCCACCCCTGCAAACAAGCCCGAGAAACGACGTCAAAGCTTGATGAAAGGGAACGACTTAGGATCATCGAGAGCTCCAAAGATGGCCGAATTCTCTTTGCTCTTATGGTTTATCTTAGAAAGCTACACTTTGTTTACGCCTGGTTTGACTCGAGCGAAAGAGAAAGGGATCTCGACCACGCGATatctcatctccatcgccatggtACTTTTAACTCACTCATGAAGAACGATATGGAGAAACGACTCTTCAAAGAGGCCTGTGACCAGGCTTTGGAGATGCTCAACCCAGTCCGACTTTCCTTCTCCGTTTCCGAACCGCCCAAGAAATATGCTCACTCTCAGAGGTTTCCATTCCGCGCCGTGAAACCAATCCAGGGGGGAAACTTTGGGACTATCTCAAAGTTTGAGATTTTTGAAGAGTACTGTGACCCCCCAGTAGAGGCACGCATGAAAGAGTATGGCAGATCCGTAATTGGCCATGGCAATGAGAGAACG CTTCTATTCGCCATGAAGTCTGTCAAGATCCCAGACAGAGATCatctcgtcctcgccgaACAGGAGGTGCTACGTATGGTGTCGAACATCGAAAGCTCCGCTGCCGAGAACATCATCACCTTGCTCACCTGCTATACCTGGCACAATGAGATGCACTTTGTGTTTCCTTACATTGAGACTGATCTTTTCAAGCTACTCAGGCAGGAACCGATCAATGATGTGTCTCCATGGCTTAATGATCAGGCTCTGCCTGAGAATGAGCTTTGGAAGGAAATGGTTGGCGTCGCCTCCGCCCTGAGCGTCATCCATACGGGCTTGATAAATCCGTTCGAAGGAGTACACGGTAGAGTCTTTGCATGCCACTTCGACTTGAAGCCCGCCAACATTCTCGTCACCGCGGATGGGAAGCTCAAGATTGGGGACTTTGGACATTCTAACATCCAGATTGTTGCCCCGCAAGGCAAGCCTAAAGTCATGTATAGAGGAGGCGACCCGAAGTATGCTGCTCCGGAATCACGGCTGCCGTTGGAGCAGACTGAGACGTGGTTTCAGCCGCATGGGGACGAGACTGCCCCAGCTCTCAAGTATGATGTTTGGTCACTGGCCTGCATCATGACCGAGGTGCTGATTTATCTTCTGAACCGCCAAACCCCCGGGGAAGTCCCCACAGAGAACCCCTTGGTCAGATTTGACAGGAGCCTTGACCAGCGCACCCAAAGTGAATTCAATGGCAGATTCTTCGACCAGAGAGGTGTCAAAGAGTGTGTCACGACAACCATCGAGGCATTTAGAGACAGGTTCTCTCCTGAATCTCCTGCCAGCCGGTACATGTCAACAATCATCGACCTTCTCTCCGGCATGTTTCAGTACCATAATCACGAGAGGATCTCTTCTCAGGATGTTGTGGACAAGCTATATGAAGCTGAAACCACATATCAAGATAGTCGGGACACGGATAATCTCGCCTTTGAGATAAGGCAACATAGCGCCCCAGCCGATGATGACTTTAAGGAGATTGGGTGGGTGCCGGCCCTGCCAGGGAACCGTAGCGAGGAGCCCGTTTCTTTTGATAAGAT GAACGGCATCACAGTTGAAGTAGTTTGTCAACACAAGCAGAAACGGTACTGCCGGGACGAGCCTTGCCGCATCAGACTGTTTCGCAAACGACTGAGGGGGGAATCAATGCCTACGTTTATCATGTACTGGGCCGTGAAAGAAAAGGGGGCCCCGGAAGTAAAGAAGAAAACAA TCAGCTTTCCAGAGTGGGCATTCAAGCCCACCTACCTATTTCAGGAACAGTCTGGAGATGAGCAACAGTTCGAATGCATCTTGTTTCCTGTGAAGGAAAAGATCAGAGACCGTGCATTTATATTCCTATTTCAAAGCATCACTG ACGTACGTGCCTTTCAAGGAGCACTATTGCAGAAGAGAGTATCAAGTTTCGA GTTCTCTGGAGCAAAGGTCGAAGTCAAAGCGTGTCGTTCAAAGGTTTCTGAGCCGTTCAACTCAGCCTCTGTGCAGTTCTGGACGGGCGAAAATCCCATACTTCTACCCGATAACAGAGACAGAAGAGCAAGCGGATCTATTCATAGTCTTCCAAGGACTCCAGAGCCCTCGAGGGAAACCATGGTCATCCTCTCGCCTGGAAAGGCGCTCCTGCAACTTGATT TGAGCGACAGATCGAGGAAatttgatgttgatgagaaCGAAAATGTAATCATCTTGCCCAGAGATCGTAGGCACTTTGTGGCCGTCAAGTCAGAGCCCTGCCACCCCTGGCAGCCTGGACAGCAAAATGCTACGTGGCGGATGTTTACCACACCAGCAATACGAATGGATGAAGAAAACAAGGTGAAGATTGAAAAGATTTCAGTGATCATGAGGCCCgaagaag CTCAAGATCAACTCAACAAGCTTTGGAGCGCAACAAGCTCAACGCCGGGGAACTGGGATGATCTAGAAGAGTGA
- a CDS encoding Mannan endo-1,4-beta-mannosidase, translated as MKLNIALFLTLSAGLLGAEARPKGPKKDFVTVKGGKFQLNGKDFYFAGSNAYYLPFQDDEKDALRGLTAAKKAGLNVMRTWGFNDRNATTDPNGLPKYGGEGAGDTSVYFQTWENGKSKINIERFDRVVNAASKAGVKLIVALTNNWADYGGMDVYTVNLGGKYHDDFYRVPKIKNAYKRYVKAMVNRYKNSPAIMAWELANEPRCGADGVRNLPRSDNCTPKLLSDWVDEMSAYVKSLDPDHLVTWGGEGGFNRESDDWAYNGSDGGDFDHEIALPNIDFGVFHTYPDWWSKTVSWSNQWIIDHAKSGAKVGKPVVHEEYGWLTPEARKEYLNTTRPETRLEVIGKWQKIQVETKMPDMYWQFGYGGFSYGKNHNDGFTIYLEDKEAKQLVYKHAKEMNKLNKR; from the exons ATGAAACTGAATATTGCCTTGTTTCTTACCCTTTCAGCGGGCCTTTTAGGCGCTGAGGCCCGTCCGAAGGGTCCTAAGAAGGACTTTGTTACTGTCAAGGGTGGCAAGTTTCAGCTGAATGGCAAGGACTTTTACTTTGCTGGGAGCAACGCTTACTACCTCCCCTTCCAGGAT GACGAAAAGGATGCGTTGCGCGGTCTTACAGCTGCCAAAAAGGCAGGCCTCAACGTCATGCGTACCTGGGGCTTCAACGACAGAAATGCCACGACTGATCCAAACGGTCTTCCCAAGTACGGAGGAGAGGGCGCAGGCGACACAAGCGTCTACTTTCAGACTTGGGAGAATGGCAAGTCCAAGATCAATATCGAGCGGTTTGACAGGGTGGTCAATGCTGCGTCCAAGGCTGGAGTCAAGCTTATTGTGGCTTTGACGAATAATTGGGCTGATTATGGTGGTATGGATGTTTATACTGTTAACCTTGGGGGAAAGTATCATGATGAT TTCTACCGAGtgcccaagatcaagaacgCTTACAAGCGCTacgtcaaggccatggtGAACCGATACAAGAACTCGCCTGCAATCATGGCCTGGGAATTGGCCAACGAACCTCGCTGCGGCGCTGATGGAGTCCGCAACCTTCCACGGAGCGACAACTGCACACCCAAGCTTCTTTCCGACTGGGTCGACGAGATGAGCGCCTACGTCAAGAGTCTCGACCCAGATCATCTCGTCACTTGGGGTGGTGAAGGTGGCTTTAACCGCGAGTCAGATGATTGGGCTTATAACGGTAGTGACGGCGGTGACTTTGATCACGAAATCGCTCTTCCCAATATCGACTTTGGCGTGTTCCACACTTATCCTGACTGGTGGTCAAAGACTGTCAGCTGGTCTAACCAATGGATCATCGACCACGCCAAATCCGGCGCCAAAGTTGGCAAGCCCGTCGTCCACGAAGAATACGGCTGGTTGACACCCGAGGCCCGCAAGGAGTATCTCAATACTACACGACCAGAGACGAGATTAGAAGTTATCGGAAAGTGGCAAAAGATCCAAGTGGAAACGAAGATGCCGGATATGTACTGGCAATTCGGCTATGGTGGCTTTTCATACGGAAAGAACCACAACGATGGATTCACGATTTATCTTGAAGACAAGGAAGCGAAGCAGCTGGTGTACAAGCATGCCAAGGAGATGAATAAGCTTAACAAGAGGTGA
- a CDS encoding Sulfatase domain-containing protein, whose translation MLFSGTDNLIAELGCMWEHMQMRKDYFKGQPGYEGYLNHRVAALPEILSDGGYFTVLSGKWHLGLTKEFAPCSRGFKKNFTFLPGSGNHHAYEPQLDDADNWFCALCTDGHWMEGDELLNRRTDLPESFFSTASFTDKLLDFFANRSEEEREQTFFTCLPFTAPHWPLQASKERIAKYAGMYDDGPDALTQRRLTRLKDLGLAHKDAKAPPPVASAMTPEGNDLSPDDKKRSAKTMEIYAAMVEQIDENIGRVVEYLKESQELDNTFILFVSDNGAKDAAMEALPQIMGGPSTMATIIEQYYNNSTENLGNKDSFIWYGPSWANTGTAPSRGVKGTTVEGGIKCPCIVRYPPLQPQPGSISNSFVTVMYILRTILELAGLEHPGKTYRGREVAHPRGKSWVPRLASKKSDDESIHGDDTRIHGWELFGHRAIRQGNWKAVWDPKLENERWQLFNLAKDPSEQSDMADKNAEVLDKLVLFRDQYVADTGMIPSPAF comes from the exons ATGCTTTTCTCTGGCACGGATAATCTCATTGCCGAACTCGGCTGCATGTGGGAGCATATGCAGATGCGCAAGGACTACTTCAAGGGTCAACCTGGCTACGAAGGATATCTAAACCACCGTGTTGCAGCCTTGCCCGAGATCCTGTCCGATGGTGGATACTTCACCGTTCTATCGGGCAAGTGGCACCTTGGATTAACCAAAGAGTTCGCCCCTTGTTCTCGTGGCTTTAAGAAGAATTTTACCTTCTTACCAGGCTCGGGTAATCACCATGCCTATGAACCGCAGCTAGATGATGCTGATAATTGGTTCTGTGCTTTGTGTACTGATGGGCATTGGATGGAGGGTGACGAGTTGCTCAATCGCAGGACAGACTTGCCTGAGAGTTTCTTTTCCACCGCCAGTTTCACAGACAAACTGTTGGACTTTTTCGCCAATCgatcagaagaagaaagggaaCAGACCTTCTTCACTTGCTTGCCCTTTACAGCCCCTCATTGGCCGCTTCAAGCCTCCAAAGAGAGGATCGCCAAGTATG CTGGCATGTACGATGACGGCCCCGATGCGCTCACCCAGAGACGTCTTACCCGACTAAAAGATCTCGGACTTGCTCACAAAGACGCCAAGGCACCTCCTCCTGTTGCGAGCGCCATGACTCCAGAGGGGAATGATCTCTCGCCTGATGACAAGAAACGATCTGCCAAGACTATGGAGATTTACGCCGCCATGGTTGAACAGATCGACGAGAATATTGGGCGAGTGGTGGAGTACCTCAAGGAGAGCCAAGAGTTGGATAACACTTTTATCCTCTTCGTGTCGGATAACGGCGCTAAGGATGCAGCCATGGAGGCTCTGCCG CAGATCATGGGCGGCCCGAGCACGATGGCAACTATCATCGAACAGTACTACAACAACAGCACAGAGAACCTCGGTAACAAAGATTCGTTCATCTGGTATGGCCCTAGCTGGGCAAATACTGGAACTGCTCCGAGCAGGGGCGTCAAAGGTACGACTGTCGAGGGCGGAATCAAATGTCCCTGTATTGTGCGTTATCCTCCCTTGCAACCACAACCAGGGAGCATCAGTAACTCGTTTGTCACCGTCATGTATATTTTACGCACAATCCTCGAGCTAGCGGGACTTGAGCATCCTGGCAAGACATATCGTGGCCGTGAAGTTGCGCACCCTCGTGGCAAGTCCTGGGTACCACGCCTCGCTTCAAAGAAGTCAGATGATGAATCCATACACGGAGATGACACGCGCATCCATGGCTGGGAACTCTTTGGGCACAGAGCAATTCGCCAAGGGAACTGGAAGGCTGTGTGGGATCCAAAGTTGGAAAACGAGAGATGGCAGTTGTTCAATCTGGCAAAAGACCCAAGTGAGCAGAGTGACATGGCCGACAAAAACGCGGAGGTTTTGGACAAGTTGGTGTTGTTCCGGGATCAATATGTGGCCGATACGGGCATGATTCCATCACCAGCCTTTTAA